One Canis aureus isolate CA01 chromosome 35, VMU_Caureus_v.1.0, whole genome shotgun sequence genomic region harbors:
- the LOC144305106 gene encoding uncharacterized protein LOC144305106, which yields MWKVRGVSQTGFGTYLCKSWNLQPSTSKPSTPPLLPLPSPDSNLNDYKTYLLGANGPVLYASDPSLVHLFRGQLLESARAVVAGASWWTALRAHARASLGPPGGAGLTGHVQASLVPLGEPGLRAHGRASLAPPGGAGLRAHAWASLVPLGELDSERMRGRRWRLLVELDSERMRGHHWCLLVSWTQSACVGDAGASWWSWTQRARAGVAGASG from the exons ATGTGGAAAGTACGTGGAGTATCTCAAACAGGATTTGGCACGTA CTTGTGTAAGAGCTGGAACCTCCAACCCTCAACTTCCAAACCTTCGACTCCACCCTTATTGCCTCTCCCCAGCCCTGATTCAAATTTGAATGATTACAAAACCTATTTGCTAGGGGCAAATGGCCCAGTTCTCTACGCCTCAGATCCTTCGCTAGTGCATCTATTTCGGGGTCAGCTGCTGGAG AGCGCACGCGCGGTCGTCGCTGGCGCCTCCTGGTGGACCGCACTCAGAGCGCACGCGCGGGCGTCGCTGGGGCCTCCTGGTGGAGCTGGACTCACAGGGCATGTGCAGGCGTCGCTGGTGCCTCTGGGTGAACCTGGACTCAGAGCGCACGGGCGGGCGTCGCTGGCGCCTCCTGGTGGAGCTGGACTCAGAGCGCATGCGTGGGCGTCGCTGGTGCCTCTTGGCGAGCTGGACTCAGAGCGCATGCGTGGGCGTCGCTGGCGCCTGCTGGTGGAGCTGGACTCGGAGCGCATGCGTGGGCATCACTGGTGCCTCTTGGTGAGCTGGACTCAGAGCGCATGCGTGGGCGACGCTGGGGCCTCCTGGTGGAGCTGGACTCAGAGGGCACGTGCAGGCGTCGCTGGTGCCTCTGGGTGA